A single region of the Podospora pseudopauciseta strain CBS 411.78 chromosome 1, whole genome shotgun sequence genome encodes:
- a CDS encoding hypothetical protein (COG:S; EggNog:ENOG503NW2H), which produces MYTTMAAPNAHRFSFEEGGHTPTTFSHPPPQSPEPERHEHRRLSDTSSASSRVQSPRSAISPPGPSETSDQQLPKQPLPSPRGGRSLSLAQIAGPIKRKPLSLTASPLATRYSSPRLPELYEDLQRPEQRFARSVSLDSPTLYEFPGQSNLLASSSLRVVERAPSLDSSRHLSSPAAQEDGAEEDVQLRNIVERNPAASQTPHAHEPSGRLSARTVSVASQESDYDRFEYTHLYSPGPEQEAEGKPATHVNTNTKTMSFISRKQPPPHLDLGSPIESVPESPVRTARDSNLNKPLPKSPASSKLGAFFGWAASPSRSSVTEFSDDRALSPASQNPVTVVTESEPYDVPLSPKSPSAYSNDDLHSPAIQYCESYLQTPADSTTSLVQIEEMEDELKAIGAELAASIRREMDLEDLVDRMQEQVNSAQVPGRRTSDYFSDSGYSSARFSEYDHAKEEVSQVQRRAEQERAQLRLELTTKLQEERTMRRLLDQQIQELQQKASEVDVAQLGNTEASDRVKELEATCEDLTRRLAEEKESKSNFEDLLAALKSELQTASNERDNLRDEIVPQLRMRVEGLEAEAAENARLAYDTSKMQQEIESLRSRDADTSRLQQEIEILRSQTADASQMRREIEALRSLNSETSKMQQELEALRSQNAELKQTGTRMSMALSRSASVTAGSLKNKNRPMSLSRSNSTRPGPASTEPREVLADRLKDVEAQRDALHSALRSLLERQELQNRENAKRIRQLEMERDRLLTASPKKAGYERDVSNLREEINVLRRRAEEAIEQKWQVEKGLGGLKMDLDRAEEEIATLRILLKENDILVPESLLRASGSHEERVAPVTSASLEKAYKDLQDAYAEALERIKQLEESAGSDERMQLAIQRLEQSLSTAVLEREDARSEASSFKTRLENMQASERQQFAVEQDLADQLQESARRVEELALQVRSQLDVNAALRSRLATTIARGEAEQRLSTERIAGMQSRLRALEEQVVHAQTGAEERVARHEEELAMLKDAHSHQLQRIRDNAGILRSPRHFPSKSPLSPMFSLRSVSSPNNLKSPRMSTPLLSPYGTARPDIRRSANSLDGSDGTMTQQVEVLKGRVAELEGALAAADAEMQEVVGRMNIAQIEVMNLQEQREEAVRETRRLQRVIEEERMRVFEERFRGLSTEVR; this is translated from the exons ATGTATACCACCATGGCTGCTCCCAACGCACATCGCTTCTCctttgaagaagggggtcaCACACCAACTACCTtctcccaccctccccctcagtCACCCGAGCCTGAGCGTCACGAGCATAGGCGGCTCTCTGACACGTCAAGTGCTTCATCCAGAGTCCAGTCACCACGCTCGGCCATCTCGCCTCCTGGACCGAGCGAGACATCGGACCAACAGCTACCCAAGCAGCCACTCCCAAGTCCTCGCGGCGGCCGGTCCCTCAGCTTGGCCCAGATAGCCGGCCCCATCAAGAGGAAGCCTCTGTCCTTGACGGCCTCGCCTTTGGCCACTCGGTACTCGTCCCCGCGTCTGCCCGAGCTCTATGAGGACCTCCAACGCCCGGAGCAGAGGTTCGCCAGGTCCGTCTCGCTCGACAGCCCAACGCTGTATGAGTTTCCAGGCCAGAGCAATCTCCTAGCATCCAGCTCGCTGCGGGTTGTGGAACGCGCCCCAAGCCTGGACAGCAGCCGCCACCT ATCATCTCCTGCCGCCCAAGAGGACGGCGCGGAAGAAGACGTACAGCTACGAAACATTGTTGAAAGGAACCCTGCCGCCTCTCAAACACCACACGCACACGAACCAAGCGGCCGCCTTAGCGCTAGGACGGTCAGTGTAGCCAGTCAGGAATCAGATTACGACCGGTTCGAATACACCCACCTCTACTCTCCGGGTCCGGAGCAAGAGGCCGAGGGCAAACCCGCCACACACGTTAataccaacaccaagaccatGTCCTTCATCTCAcgaaaacaaccaccaccacacctgGACCTCGGATCACCCATTGAAAGTGTGCCAGAGTCACCCGTCAGGACTGCCAGAGACAGTAATCTTAACAAGCCGCTACCGAAATCGCCAGCGTCCTCTAAGCTGGGTGCCTTCTTCGGCTGGGCCGCTTCACCGTCACGCTCCTCGGTAACAGAGTTCTCGGACGACAGAGCATTGTCACCCGCCTCTCAGAATCCAGTGACTGTCGTGACAGAGTCTGAGCCTTATGACGTCCCACTGTCACCAAAGAGCCCATCCGCCTACTCCAATGACGACCTGCACAGCCCCGCCATACAGTATTGTGAATCTTACCTACAAACACCCGCAGACAGCACGACATCGCTGGTTCAGATCGAAGAGATGGAAGACGAGTTGAAGGCCATCGGCGCCGAACTGGCCGCGTCCATTCGGCGAGAGATGGATCTGGAGGACCTCGTTGACAGGATGCAGGAGCAGGTCAACAGTGCCCAGGTGCCGGGCAGAAGAACGAGCGACTATTTCTCAGACTCTGGCTACAGCTCGGCCAGGTTTAGCGAGTATGACCACGCCAAGGAAGAGGTGTCGCAAGTACAGCGCAGGGCCGAACAGGAGAGAGCCCAGCTCAGACTGgagctcaccaccaagctccAAGAGGAGCGCACCATGCGACGGCTGTTGGATCAGCAAATACAGGAATTGCAACAAAAGGCATCCGAGGTTGATGTCGCCCAGCTGGGCAATACTGAGGCGAGCGACAGggtcaaggagctggaggctaCATGCGAGGATTTGACTCGTCGGCTTGCCGAGGAAAAGGAGTCCAAGAGCAACTTTGAGGACCTGCTTGCGGCGCTCAAGAGCGAGCTTCAAACGGCGTCAAACGAGCGGGACAACCTACGCGATGAAATCGTTCCTCAGTTGCGCATGCGTGTCGAGGGGTTGGAGGCCGAGGCTGCCGAAAACGCCAGACTTGCCTACGACACGTCCAAGATGCAGCAAGAGATTGAGTCCCTTCGGTCACGGGATGCCGACACTTCCAGACTGCAGCAGGAGATTGAGATTCTCAGGTCGCAAACTGCCGATGCTTCTCAGATGCGGCGGGAGATTGAGGCTCTCCGGTCACTCAACTCGGAAACCTCCAAAATGCAGCAGGAGCTCGAGGCTCTGCGGTCCCAAAATGCCGAGCTCAAGCAGACCGGCACTCGCATGTCTATGGCCCTGTCAAGGTCGGCATCGGTCACTGCCGGGTCtctcaagaacaagaaccGCCCCATGTCTCTCTCCCGGTCCAACAGCACGCGACCTGGTCCTGCGTCTACCGAGCCAAGAGAGGTCCTTGCCGACAGGTTGAAGGACGTCGAGGCTCAGCGTGATGCGCTGCACAGTGCGCTCAGGAGCTTGCTTGAAAGACAGGAGCTCCAGAACCGCGAGAACGCCAAACGGATTCGCCAGCTGGAGATGGAACGGGACCGGTTGCTCACGGCTTCCCCCAAGAAGGCTGGCTATGAAAGAGACGTCTCGAACCTTCGCGAGGAGATTAATGTGCTGCGTCGCCGGGCAGAAGAGGCTATCGAGCAAAAGTGGcaggtggaaaaggggctggGTGGGCTCAAGATGGATCTCGACCGCGCCGAAGAGGAAATCGCCACGCTTCGGATCTTGCTGAAGGAGAATGACATCTTGGTTCCGGAATCTCTGCTCCGTGCCAGCGGCAGCCACGAGGAGCGAGTCGCGCCTGTCACGTCGGCTTCTCTTGAAAAGGCGTATAAGGACCTGCAAGATGCGTATGCTGAGGCGTTGGAAAGAATCAAGCAGCTGGAGGAGTCGGCCGGCTCGGATGAAAGGATGCAGCTTGCTATTCAGAGGCTGGAGCAGTCGCTTTCGACGGCCGTGTTGGAGCGTGAGGATGCCCGCTCGGAGGCGAGCTCTTTCAAGACTCGGCTCGAGAATATGCAAGCCTCGGAAAGGCAGCAGTTTGCCGTGGAGCAGGATCTTGCTGATCAGCTGCAAGAGTCTGCCCGTcgggtggaggagcttgCCCTGCAGGTGCGCTCCCAGCTTGATGTCAATGCTGCTCTGCGCTCCCGTTTGGCCACCACCATTGCCCGTGGTGAGGCTGAGCAGAGACTGAGCACCGAGCGCATTGCCGGCATGCAAAGCCGCCTTCGTGCGCTCGAGGAGCAGGTCGTCCACGCCCAGACGGGCGCTGAAGAGCGGGTGGCCCGCCACGAGGAAGAGCTGGCCATGCTCAAGGACGCCCACAGCCACCAGCTCCAGCGCATTCGCGACAATGCTGGCATTCTCCGCAGCCCACGACACTTTCCCTCCAAGTCGCCGCTGTCGCCCATGTTTAGCCTCCGCAGCGTGTCCTCgcccaacaacctcaagtCACCCCGCATGTCGACGCCTCTTCTCTCGCCTTATGGCACCGCCCGGCCAGACATCAGGCGGTCTGCCAACTCGCTGGATGGCAGCGACGGCACCATGACGCAGCAGGTTGAGGTGCTCAAGGGGCGCGTGGCCGAGCTGGAGGGTGCCCTTGCTGCGGCGGATGCCGAGATGCAAGAGGTTGTGGGGAGGATGAACATTGCGCAGATTGAGGTGATGAACCTGcaggagcagagggaggaggcggtgagggagacgaggaggctgcagaGGGTGattgaagaggagaggatgagggtttTTGAGGAGAGGTTTAGGGGGTTGTCTACCGAGGTGAGGTGA
- a CDS encoding hypothetical protein (COG:O; EggNog:ENOG503P5KQ), giving the protein MPEEQNPPLELRGGRSRSNSTPSGFLSRFFRPHHHQQQQQQQQQQPSSSSHHHHRSRRSHHQDPSPPPSSSSHNHHPSSKPKHKYPPNPNPSTDHVYDIPLNKKPSPRHRNPFFRPRPPKPKHKKSSSSNIGTPPGKKRSLSKAGSRISTSTKPAKTRLTLDLKPLLDSNPSFLKLSFQFRSSSGGLAVGRVERFIRDELKSEKQAVVKLFTSSGKQLDTGAQIPSSRGRSSRVTVWYRLVDDNDNNTPPTTKWEFSICINNTQKMELNKLIEEDGATVGEVRRQIAGYLGIKEPRRIRLYADDGMFHGFLQGEGWVLRELGKRWLTRYLAVHVRHREGWVEVRLKGWGNERAGRRYVVHPGSGEGKWTVRDLKANFVTGGLVNVTEGRGRSRLSRKGLLGSGGLRVRFDGRRVGETEGVVWGGVYEVEFGGVEEAEVFAGEEGWLLRETEICDVCVEGRRVTDFPVRVVAGGCKGHKPPLCEECLGRWLVESMEAGRWKRLKCPDTDCSAVLGHHDVKRYATREVFERYDRWLLRDALEQMKGYVQCVTVGCEYGCVVGDQEACPTFNCRKCKGSHCIKHNVSHPEETCKQYRRRQKDKKEQEEASEREVAGMTKDCPKCGRRVNKTAGCNHITCHCGHEWCYVCTASYFHAQGTGLLLCRHNEGCTEGPLPGAELFNDDGTLRDPTGQRLPHRPFFHRPVIPADIPGAAPQGVPGMPGAAWLFPHLQRRNRQPEPPVAPAPAAPEEPPAPAPEPGDRDPPMMTGANPGLVRGTPPPWAPGMAGARPRMRGTGAEAARRARGLGFHV; this is encoded by the exons ATGCCCGAAGAGCAAAACCCTCCCCTCGAGCTCCGCGGcggcagaagcagaagcaactcaaccccctccgGCTTTTTATCTCGCTTCTTccgcccccatcatcatcaacaacaacaacaacaacaacaacaacaaccttcctcctcctcacaccaccatcaccgatcTCGCCGCTCCCACCATCAagacccctcccccccaccatcatcatcctcccacaaccaccacccatcttccaaaccaaaacataaatacccccccaaccccaacccctccacagACCACGTCTACGACATCCCCCTCAACAAAAAGCCCTCCCCCCGCCACCGCAACCCCTTCTTCcgcccccgtccccccaaacccaagcaCAAaaaatcctcctccagcaacaTCGGCACCCCCCCAGGAAAGAAacgctccctctccaaagccGGCTCAAGaatctccacctccaccaaaccaGCCAAAACCCGTCTAACCCTAGACCTCAAACCCCTCCTCgactccaacccctccttcctcaagcTCTCCTTCCAGTTCCGGTCTTCTTCCGGTGGGTTGGCAGTCGGCCGAGTAGAGCGGTTCATCCGAGACGAACTCAAGTCTGAGAAACAAGCCGTGGTCAAATTATTCACCTCCTCGGGAAAACAACTAGACACCGGCGCCCAAATCCCGTCTTCACGTGGCAGGTCGTCACGGGTGACGGTTTGGTACCGACTCGTGgatgacaacgacaacaatacccccccaacaacaaaatgGGAGTTTTCCATttgcatcaacaacacccaaaaGATGGAACTCAACAAACTCATTGAAGAGGACGGCGCaacggtgggggaggtgaggagacAAATAGCGGGTTACCTTGGGATTAAAGAGCCAAGAAGGATAAGGCTGTACGCCGACGATGGGATGTTTCACGGGTTCCtccagggggaggggtgggtgttgcgggagttggggaagaggtggcTGACGAGGTATCTGGCGGTTCATGTCCGGCACagggagggttgggtggaggtgaggctgAAGGGGTGGGGGAATGAGAGGGCGGGAAGGAGGTATGTTGTTCATCCGGGGAGTGGGGAGGGAAAGTGGACTGTGAGGGATTTGAAAGCAAATTTTGTgacgggggggttggttaACGTCactgaggggagggggaggagtcggttgtcgaggaaggggttgttgggatcgggggggttgagggtgaggtttgatgggaggagggtgggggagaccgaaggggtggtttggggtggggtTTACGAggttgagtttgggggggtggaagaagcagaagtttttgctggggaggaggggtggttgttgagggagacggAGATCTGCGATGTTTGtgttgaggggaggagggtgacggaTTTCCCGGTTagggttgttgctggggggtGTAAGGGGCATAAGCCGCCGCTTTGCGAGGAGTGTTTGGGGCggtggttggtggagagtatggaggcggggaggtggaagaggctGAAGTGTCCAGACACGGACTGCTCAGCTGTCCTGGGACATCACGATGTCAAGCGGTACGCGACAAGAGAGGTTTTTGAGCGGTATGACCGGTGGTTGCTGAGGGATGCGCTGGAGCAGATGAAGGGGTATGTCCAGTGCGTCACTGTGGGCTGTGAGTATGGTTGTGTGGTTGGGGATCAGGAGGCGTGTCCTACCTTTAACTGCAGGAAGTGCAAGGGCAGCCACTGTATCAAGCACAACGTCTCCCATCCCGAGGAAACATGCAAGCAATACCGAAGGAGacaaaaagataaaaaagaACAGGAGGAAGCCTCGGAAAGGGAAGTGGCCGGGATGACCAAGGATTGCCCCAAATGCGGGAGGAGAGTAAACAAAACGGCTGGGTGTAATCACATAACCT GCCACTGCGGTCACGAATGGTGCTATGTCTGCACCGCCTCTTACTTTCACGCCCAGGGCACCGGTCTTCTCCTCTGCCGTCACAACGAAGGCTGCACCGAAGGCCCTCTCCCCGGCGCCGAGCTCTTCAACGATGATGGCACCCTTCGAGATCCAACCGGGCAGCGACTTCCACATCGTCCGTTCTTTCACCGGCCGGTCATTCCTGCCGATATCCCAGGTGCTGCTCCACAGGGTGTGCCTGGCATGCCTGGAGCAGCGTGGCTCTTTCCTCATCTTCAGAGACGTAACAGGCAGCCTGAACCACCAGTTGCTCCTGCACCCGCTGCCCCGGAGGAGCCACCCGCGCCTGCACCGGAACCCGGAGACAGAGACCCGCCCATGATGACGGGGGCAAAtccggggttggtgaggggaactcctcctccatgggCGCCGGGGATGGCCGGagcgaggccgaggatgagaggTACTGGAGCGGAGGCGGCGAGACGAGCAAGGGGGTTGGGCTTTCATGTTTAG
- a CDS encoding hypothetical protein (COG:S; EggNog:ENOG503P7PD) has translation MRQSILLAALSAVTVVVSQNQNFTIDITKVEASTRSGWCTAQFNSCGLLCFGSLQKNDCEPSDLTYECLCSNGTTPGLDYYANTLPTFICEEAFSQCTAERQGGSASELRKCTTDIRDHCGTLDPNDATPSGSGSNDEDEDEASTTSPTNTQGAAQTNPPGTSTSQAAAPTNFGNGIAAVAAGVFAAALL, from the exons ATGCGTCaatccatcctcctcgccgccctctccgcGGTCACTGTTGTTGTTTCCCAGAACCAAAACTTCACCATCGACATCACCAAGGTCGAGGCCTCCACAAGAT CCGGATGGTGCACTGCCCAGTTCAACTCCTGCGGCCTACTCTGCTTCGGCTCCCTCCAAAAGAACGACTGCGAACCTTCTGACCTGACTTACGAATGCCTTTGCTCCAATGGCACCACTCCTGGTCTTGACTACTacgccaacaccctcccTACT TTCATCTGCGAGGAAGCCTTCAGCCAGTGCACCGCCGAGAGACAAGGTGGGAGCGCTTCCGAGCTGAGGAAGTGCACCACCGACATCAGGGACCACTGCGGTACCCTCGACCCCAATGACGCCACCCCCagtggcagcggcagcaacgacgaggacgaggacgaggctaGCACCACTTCTCCTACCAACACCCAGGGCGCCGCTCAGACCAACCCTCCCGGCACGTCGACTTCTCAGGCTGCCGCTCCTACCAACTTTGGAAACGGCAttgctgccgttgctgccggtgtttttgctgctgctcttcttTGA
- a CDS encoding hypothetical protein (COG:E; COG:I; EggNog:ENOG503NXPY): MLILALVVFGVFWLYRFNSALRSTPEEARKFSPKRWTKEQVKDAYENVKKNPVNFLKHVPPAQERRYIIVGGSGLVGGDIVLQLLERGQSPSSIRILDFAPITRDDMLPKTSACDFVQTDITSIPSVEAAFSKPWPPSVSHLPLTVFHTAAVIRPQERHPLLYSRVSRVNRDGAIIVLNTAKKQHHNCDIFIATSSGSVSITPTRFIPTWPWQSHPAGYFQLCNESDFDLPLRPHSHFFANYARSKAEAERAICSANTANFRTGCLRPGNAIYGQKTDPLVGNILREGEYIAFTPQVIQSFVYSRNVSLAHLQFEAALLPSPSGTAPPACAGRPFVITDAGPPITFRDMALACETLSDAKFAYSEASPLIIHAIAHVMEFWSLLLARAPFLTRWFGWKEAKGPISMLQPAVLNVGIHSVVDDSKARRRVEEGGIGYTPVASTLEGISMQISEFNEDVRAGRIKGVGLREGKKMAMVAEEAGALAS, translated from the exons ATGTTGATATTGGCTCTGGTCGTCTTTGGCGTTTTCTGGCTTTACCGGTTCAACTCGGCCTTGAGATCAACCCCTGAGGAAGCCCGCAAATTCTCACCCAAGCGCTGGACAAAAGAGCAGGTGAAGGATGCCTATGAAAATGTCAAGAAAAACCCCGTCAACTTTCTCAAACATGTGCCCCCCGCTCAAGAGAGAAGATACATAATCGTCGGCGGCTCGG GCCTTGTGGGTGGTGACAtcgtcctccagctcctcgagcGAGGCCAATCCCCCTCCAGCATCCGCATCCTCGACTTCGCCCCCATCACCAGAGACGACATGCTCCCCAAGACCTCCGCCTGCGACTTTGTCCAAACAGAcatcacctccatcccctccgTTGAAGCCGCCTTCTCCAAACCCTGGCCTCCCTCcgtctcccacctccccctcacgGTCTTCCACACCGCAGCCGTGATCCGCCCCCAAGAACgtcaccccctcctctacTCCCGCGTCAGCCGCGTCAACCGCGAcggcgccatcatcgtcctcaaCACAGCCAAAAAGCAGCACCACAACTGCGACATCTTCATCGCCACCTCTTCAGGTTCAGTCAGCATAACCCCCACCCGCTTCATCCCAACCTGGCCCTGGCAGTCCCATCCCGCCGGCTACTTCCAGCTCTGCAACGAATCCGACTTtgacctccccctccgcccccacTCCCACTTCTTCGCCAACTACGCCCGCTCCAAAGCCGAAGCCGAGAGGGCAATCTGCTCCGCCAACACAGCCAACTTCCGAACCGGCTGCCTCCGCCCGGGAAACGCAATCTACGGCCAAAAGACCGACCCCTTGGTTGGGAACATCCtccgggagggggagtacATCGCCTTTACTCCACAGGTGATCCAGTCATTTGTCTACTCCCGCAACGTCTCGTTGGCGCACCTCCAGTTCGAAGCCGCGCTCCTGCCATCCCCCTCTGGTACCGCCCCCCCGGCGTGTGCAGGGAGACCGTTCGTCATAACAGACGCCGGACCACCCATCACCTTCCGTGACATGGCCCTAGCATGTGAGACGCTCTCCGATGCCAAGTTCGCTTACTCTGAGGCTTCgcccctcatcatccacgcTATCGCTCACGTTATGGAATTCTGGTCGTTGCTCTTGGCAAGAGCCCCGTTTTTGACGAGGTGGTTTGGGTGGAAAGAGGCAAAGGGGCCGATCAGTATGCTCCAGCCTGCGGTGTTGAATGTGGGGATTCACTCCGTGGTGGATGACAGCAAGGccaggaggagggtggaggagggggggatagGGTACACGCCTGTGGCGAGCACACTGGAGGGGATCTCGATGCAGATTTCGGAGTTTAATGAGGATgtgagggcggggaggatcaagggggtggggttgagggagggaaaAAAGATGGCAATggttgctgaggaggcgggggcTCTTGCTTCGtaa
- a CDS encoding hypothetical protein (EggNog:ENOG503NXB6; MEROPS:MER0308297; COG:S), whose amino-acid sequence MPPSTRPPARPSRPSHRSTLSLQKTEITIHVYDLLPPGKLSNTLWALGTSLLHSGVVLNNKEYAYGGHDRPGLTGVYWTKPLTLPPGGTFRTEILHGFTLATEAEIDSIIRRASEEFLGTSYNLLTKNCNHFTSYLCEKLTGRPGPGWLNRAANIGVALPCVVPREWIEAPDFETHNRGGGGGGLLEGEESGDEYYGEGSRMLRGSDEVPRLVGQEGRREEEEHGITVTKGKGKARDEEGRVLPRAERAPTS is encoded by the coding sequence ATGCCACCCTCAACCCGCCCCCCAGCCcgcccctcccgcccctcccaccgctccaccctctccctccaaaaAACCGAAATCACTATCCATGTCTACGACCTCTTACCCCCGGGAAAACTCTCCAACACCCTCTGGGCCCTGGgaacctccctcctccactcaGGCGTcgtcctcaacaacaaagaaTACGCCTACGGCGGTCACGACCGCCCCGGCCTCACAGGCGTCTACTGGACCAAACCCCTCACCCTGCCCCCCGGGGGAACCTTTCGCACCGAGATCCTCCACGGTTTCACCCTGGCCACCGAAGCCGAGATTGACTCCATCATCCGGAGGGCGTCGGAGGAGTTTTTGGGCACGTCGTATAATTTGCTGACCAAGAATTGTAACCATTTCACGAGTTATCTGTGCGAGAAGTTGACGGGGAGGCCGGGGCCGGGGTGGTTGAACAGGGCGGCGAATATTGGGGTTGCGCTGCCTTGTGTTGTGCCGAGGGAGTGGATTGAGGCGCCGGATTTTGAGACGCATAatagaggtggtggtggggggggtttgttggagggggaggagagtggGGATGAGTACTATGGAGAGGGGAGTAGGATGCTGAGGGGGAGTGATGAGGTGCCTAGGTTGGTTGggcaggaggggaggagggaggaggaggaacatgGGATTACGGTTAccaaggggaaggggaaggcgagggatgaggaggggagggttttgCCTAGGGCGGAGAGGGCTCCTACTTCTTGA
- the OLA1 gene encoding Obg-like ATPase (EggNog:ENOG503NW69; BUSCO:EOG09262JWJ; COG:J) codes for MPPKKAVEEKKVLLGRPGNNLKSGIVGLANVGKSTLFQAITKCNLGNPANFPYATIDPEEARVIVPDERYDWLCEKYKPKSRVPANLTVYDIAGLTRGASTGAGLGNAFLSHIRAVDAIFQVVRCFDDAEIIHVEGDVNPTRDLDIISEELRLKDIEFVEKALENQKKKTRQGGQSLQMKQWKEEEATIEKILAHLRDGKEVRKGTWGPKEIEVINPLFLLTAKPVVYLVNLSEKDYIRKKNKYLPGVAKWIQDNAPGDPIIPISVAFEERLTRFETDEEVAEEEKKVGAQSALPKLIVTMRKALDLGSFFTVGPDEVRQWTLRNGTKAPQAAGVIHTDFEKTFIQAIVFKYADLKELGDEAEVRSKGKIMTKGKDYIVEDGDILHFKAGAAKS; via the exons ATGCCCCCAAAAAAGGccgtcgaggagaagaaggtccTCTTGGGCCGTCCTGGTAACAACCTGAAGAGTGGTATT GTCGGGTTGGCGAACGTCGGCAAGTCCACGCTCTTCCAGGCCATCACCAAGTGTAACCTGGGTAACCCCGCA AACTTCCCCTATGCTACGATTGACCCAGAGGAGGCCCGCGTCATCGTCCCTGATGAGCGCTATGACTGGCTTTGCGAGAAGTACAAGCCTAAGTCGCGCGTCCCTGCCAACCTCACAGTCTACGACATCGCTGGTTTGACCCGTGGTGCCTCAACAGGAGCCGGTCTCGGCAACGCCTTCTTGTCGCACATTCGCGCCGTCGATGCCATCTTCCAGGTCGTTCGTTGCTTCGATGATGCCGAGATTATCCACGTCGAGGGTGATGTCAACCCAACACGTGATCTCGATATCATCAGCGAGGAGCTGAGACTCAAGGACATTGAGTTCGTTGAGAAGGCCCTCGagaaccagaagaagaagacccgCCAGGGTGGTCAGAGTCTTCAGATGAAGcagtggaaggaggaggaggccacgATCGAGAAGATCTTGGCCCACCTCAGGGACGGCAAGGAGGTCCGCAAGGGCACCTGGGGTCCCAAGGAG ATTGAGGTCATCAATCCTCTGTTTCTCCTGACGGCCAAGCCTGTCGTGTACCTTGTCAACCTTTCCGAGAAGGACTACATCCGCAAGAAGAACAAGTATCTTCCCGGTGTTGCCAAGTGGATCCAGGACAACGCTCCTGGTgatcccatcatccccatctccgTCGCTTTCGAGGAGCGCCTGACCCGCTTCGAGActgacgaggaggttgctgaggaggagaagaaggtcggCGCCCAGTCGGCTCTTCCCAAGCTCATTGTCACCATGCGCAAGGCCCTCGATCTCGGCAGCTTCTTCACTGTCGGCCCCGATGAGGTTCGCCAGTGGACTCTCCGCAACGGCACCAAGGCGCCCCAGGCGGCTGGTGTTATCCACACTGACTTTGAGAAGACCTTCATCCAGGCCATCGTCTTCAAGTACGCCGACCTCAAGGAGCTCGGTGACGAAGCCGAGGTCAGATCCAAGGGGAAGATCATgaccaagggcaaggacTACATCGTCGAGGACGGTGATATCCTGCACTTCAAGGCCGGTGCCGCCAAGAGCTAA